In Malassezia vespertilionis chromosome 4, complete sequence, the DNA window ATGTACGACACGGAAAGTGGCGTTAGCATGTGCATGCGGTGGCGCAAAGCGTCCGTGCGAAGGCGGGACACGAAGCGATGTAGGCGGGTGCCGTGCCTTGGAAATTTGCTTGGCCACAGCGCTACCAACAGGCAGCTTATGAAGGCCCAGCATTGGGATGGAAAACACGGTGCAATTCAGGCACGCGCGGGGggcgctgcattgcgcacacgGAAATATATATGCGACACGCCGTGTGGCAATAATCGTACACGTGACGTGACCAATGGCGTCTGTCCCACGCGCCAAAAGGCGCGTACCACAGGCCTGtgggcgcgccggaaaagGGCAATTCGACGACAGGGTCGAAGAGGAGCCTAGTTGTGTGTACACTATGCATATAAATTACAGCTACATTAAGACATAAGAGGCCACAATGGGAGCAACTATAATAGACAGCAAAGGCACAGCTGTGCGTCCTGCCGCGCTAAGAAACAGGATCGGGTAAACGTTTGCGTACTTGCCAAGTCCGTTTGAAGAAGACTGAGGGCGGAAGCCCAGCATCTTATCCATATCGTTAGATTGAAGTGCGTCGCAATTAGGTATTGTACAGGCCACACTCGGGTCTGCTTTTGCCTGTATACGCACCCAGCATGCCGTAGATTTTTCACCGACACAGCACGTATTAATAGTAGTTTCTGACCAGCTTGCCTGCTGATTATTCGCGAGATCATTTTCCATCGAACAACCGCCCTGGTTTGTATTCGCAGTAATGGGCGCATCAGTACCAGGCGCGGCAGTACCCGACTGCTGAATTCGATTCGACGAGGAAGGTGCCGTTGCGTTTGTTGCAGTCGCATTCGCTGCAGAATTCTGAACGGGCGCAGCTCGCTTTTCTTCTGTGTGCAGGACAGAGTCCACAATAGTTATGTTCGATCTCCTGTTCATATTGATCGGTTGCTCCTCATCCATGATCCTGTCGGTGAGTGAatgaaaaaaaaaaagtaCGTACGCCCACATGCGCACAATACGCTCTGCATCAGACTCTGTCGCTGCAACGCATGCTACACAAGCAAGTGCCAATACTGCAAAGCACACAAAATTCTTCATCTATGCAGAGCTCAGTATAGCACGGGTTTCAACACTAGGAGTAGGAGGGTCTGCTCTGAGGCGCGACTGTGGGGGCTGCAAAACAGACTGCACGTGGCTATGTCCCCACACATTAACTGTGGAGGCGTGTGCTATAGTATCAGCGGCGCTGTTCCAGTACCGTGAGCATGCCTCGAATCAAGTCCGCCTTGAGATCCGCAAATGCTTCAATACCGGTAGAGATGCGTAGTAATTTTGAATCCTCTTGTGGTGAAGAGATTTTGCGTTGTTCCATGAGCGACTCGACACCCCCCAGCGACGTGGCAGGCGTGAAGTATTCTACTTCGTGGGGCAGGTAAACCGCCATTGTTTCCGTCGCGACAAGCATGCCAAACGTAGGAGAACCTCCGTTTGGCATCTGGCTGCTAGGATCAAACCCTCGTCCTTCTGGATGACCATCTGCGTCCGTCGTGTAATCGCTGCGTGGCTGCAAGGTCGAATGCCAGACATGTGTAATCACCTTGCCATCCGTCAGCTCTTTCGGCGTGTCTGGATCAGGCGTCTGTCCCGCTGTCAGACTGTGAAGCCACTTGACCAGCTCGGCAGCGGTCTTGGATTGCTGCGTCACTCGGAGCGACAGCGTGCGCAAGGAGCGGAGCAAGAGGTAGGACTCGAGCATGccgagcaccgcgccgtgcgctgcacgatcGTGCCAAAGTCCACGGAACTGGTCATAGTTCTGTGTGCAAAGCACACCCGCAAGTACGTCCGAGTGCCCACCCATGTACTTTGTCCCAGAATGCATCACAACGTCTACGTTGTACTGGAACGGGTCCTGCAGGGGCGGTGGTGCAAAGGTCGAGTCCACTGCAATGTATGCATTTGCATTGCGTGCAAGTTTTACATagtgcgccaagtcgcgcgcctcgccagTTGGGTTCAGTGGCGTCTCTACCCATACGAGTGTCGCTCCACGGCGAATGCCATCTTTCTCGTccgcggatgcgctgcaaggcgcagGGTATTCGTCGTCCAAATCTATAATCTTCACATCACGGCCACGACCGTAAATTTCAGCCGCTTCATGCACACCAAAGTAGCCTCGTCGAATGGCAATCACAGACGGAGCAAAGTAATTTAGCACTGCGAATGCGGCAGCAAGACCGGAGCTGAACGTAAGAGCGTGACCACTAAGCAAACTCGATAAAACACGCTCCGTGCGCAAATTTGTGTCCTGTGTGTAGCGACTGTATACATGCAATGGCGCCTTGTCTGGCGTCGACATCATCTTCTCAACGCCCGATGCCAACGCGGAGTCGGGGTGCGGTTGCCTAAAAGTCGTGCTCAGTGACATGGGCGGAGCAACAGGATGCGTAGAGTCTGCTTGGTGATCGGCGTGGTCCGCATGGAGCATGCGTGTTGCTAGCTGCGGTGCAGGTAAATTCCGCGGTGCCATGGTGAGTGCAAAAGCgttctgcagcgcgtgaCTTTCTACATCGGGCCATCGGCAaaaaagtcgcgcgcgtggtTCGGGCGAGCATCTCGTCTAGTGCACGAACAATGTGGCTCGATACGTACCTGCCAAGCTGGCTTCCCTCACGGGTGCATAATACGATCGTCTTTTTCTGTGCGAATCCGTTGAATGCATCACTTTTTTTTGTATTGGTATTCCTGCTTGTACACTATGTACGCGTCCCCGACCCGATGCTGCCGCCTACAACACCGTATGCACAAGATGCCAAGCAAACCGTGGATACCTGGTCGAACTACTCGACAATTCCCCAGGAGCATCCCAAGTCGGTAGAGTTTGTCAAGTATACGCCAAAGACGCTTGCATTGTTCGACGGAACAGCACACGACGATGGGAACGATGGGCGCCGCATCTTGCTCGCTATAAAAGGCAACGTGTTTGATGTTTCCCCAGGGCGCAATTTCTACGGACCTGGCGGTCCCTACGGTAACTTTGCGgggcgcgatgcatcgcgcggtATGGCGAAACAGTCTTTTGACCCCGAGATGCTTACGCCGCTGGACCAGCCAATAGATACGTTGGAAGATCTGACAGCTAGCGAACGGTACGTGCGGTATCATACTTACAACAGAAAAAATATGGATGAATGGGAAGCTCATTTTGAGGGCAAGTATGGCATCGTGGGTGAACTGGTCAACGAGGCCGACGTAGGCTTGTAGTCTGTATGTGGAGAACTTCGCGTCTTGTCGACATCGTCCATGCATGCTGGGACGTGCACGCCGTTGCAGCACTGGACCTGATCACATTTGCTAAGCAATTTAACAATCCTGCATGGATCTGCAGAAAGGCAAAGTACCACTCCCAGTGCATACTTCATCTTAACGAGTTAATACTGCGCCACAGCCATTTTGCGTCAATCTCGGCGCGAAAATTGTCAATGTCCGTGCCGCATTTGTGCAAGCGGCTATCGAAAATGCACTGCCTTTTCTCGTCGAGGCGCACAGTGCATGTATACGCGGCATCATCATCCATTGTGTAGTGAGGCGGGAGCAATTTCCATCAGTACTGCAGCGTTGGGGGCGAGCTATTACTACATGATAATACATTCGTCGCtccttgcggcgccgcgcgaaatgctCGCACTGCGGCTCccaggcggcgcattcATATCCACAACCACAACACCTGTATTGTGCTTGTCGACGTGCGCGGAAATTTGATATCTAGTGTGAGCCATACAATTCGTACATACTGCTGCAAGATTTGCTGCACAGCCGGCTTGATATGTGCAACATGGCCGTGCGAGTGAATCCCTTTCCCAACAATCAAACGTAATTGGTTCCAGTGCattgctcgcgcttggTGGATCACTTCTTCAACCTTTTCGAGCGCCTCTTTCGTGTAAAGACCATGCAAGTCAACGGTGCCCGGCGGACTGTCTGCATTGTTTGCAGCGAAAATCCACTGGACTGCCTGTTGATTCAGCTGCTCCATGCGCATCTTGTGCATATTTCCCTCCTCACTTAGCGCATGAGCTTTGACATGATCGCCATGCTGATATGCTTTGTGCGAAGCCTCGTACGCGTTTGCCATTTTATCGCCTTCCGATCTAGCCTGGTTTCGCCATGTTTTGTACTGCTGATTTTGGGCATTGACGTTGTTGTCGTCAAACGCATGGATGTCGCCAGTGCCAAGAATCTGCTCCGTGTACGGAGCAGGACCTCCAGGTCCCTGATTAAATCCAGGTGGATACCCTTGAGGCGCTGGCGGGCCGGGCGGATAGCCATAAGCGCCTTGGTAGTTTTGTGCCATTCCAGCGCCCATCCCGGCGCCCATCCCAGCACCATTTTTTTTGAAAGCGCGAAAAAGCTATTGTGAGCATGCTTTAGCTGCATaccttgcgcgcaagccgGAAAATGTGCCGCCTGTTGCGCTTCAGGAAATACACTACCTGGTCCATCGCAAAGGCAAAGTGTGCGCTAAAAAAGTGACGCGGGGTACTCCACTTTTCTACACACTGTAATTATGCTGCTTTCGGCAGCGGCCCTACTTGTACAGACGGATTCCGTGCTTCAGTATGACGAATACGCTTGTTATTCTGCTGAACAGTGCGTTTCCATCGCATCTTACCTCCATGCCGTAGCCGTGTCAAGATGGTGTGCATACGCCCATGGCTGATCTCTGTAAAGTCTTCCGCCTTTTGCCCGTCGCCAAGCTTTTTTGCCAGagtggcgcgcgcgcgcaccgatGCTGGGCGATGACGCCACATTGCATGCCGGCGCAGCCACAATGGTGATCGACCCGCATTGCTCATCTTTTTCTGCATGTACGTATCGCAACCCCGTATCGCATGCCCAAAAtcctcgctgcgcagcacaacCTTCTTCTGCCAGTAGGGCGACGCAGATGCGTTTGAGCTGTCCGATGCACCTGAGGACCAATCAACTGCAGGATTTCGTGGGTAATGATATCCCACATACAAGTCTTTCTCGCGTTGGATCTTTACATAGCTTCCGTCGTACGAGCTCAGCACAAACACTTGGCCTCCGCAATCAACCCATGCATTTTGCGAATGCTTGTCGGCCGCGCGAGAGCcgcgcgtctgcatcgcttctacaagcgcttgcggatCATCGTAATCAACAAATGTGACTGCGGAAATAGCCTCGCTCTCAAACGCAGGTACATCTGCATTGTCGGTCTGTTCctgtttgcgcgcaagcagctcgtcaATGCTAGCGTTTTCAATATGCCCAGCGTCAAATAGACCAAACAAAGTCGGCGTGCATACAAGTTCATTGTCCAAGTTGCCCACCAAGTCAACAATCAAACAGTCCTCTTTCCCTGTTCCTGGTGACAAACGCATTCCACGCCCGATCATTTGCGAAAAAAGGTTTTGCGACTGAGTTGGACGCGCCAGCAATATGCAGTCGATAGGGGGGACGTCTGCGCCCTCTGTAAGAATAGCACAGTTAATCAAGACGGGAAATGCGCCGTTGCGGAACGCATTGAGCActtcgtcgcgcaccttgaGCGGCATGCCTGAGTGAATCCCACGCGCTTCGACTCCTCGCGCATGGAACTCGGCAACAAGCGCGTTAATGTGCTCGATATTTACAGCAAACACAAGTGTCGAGCGTCGCATTTTGTGTGCCTTGGCAATCCAAGTCCGCACGACCAGCGCATTCATTGCGGGCCTGTTCATCACCTTGGCAAGAGATGCTACATTGTAGTCTCGTCCCGTGCGTGTCACTTTGGACAAGTCCAAGTCAATGTGCACAGCCGTAAATCGAAGAGGAGAAAGCCAAGCCTCTTGGATCATGGCGAGAAAATCTTTGTGGAACACAATCTGGTCGTAgacattgccgagcgcgtACCCATCGTGCCGCGAAAATGTCGCCGAGAAGCCAATAATAGGAACACGTGGGTGCATAGGCGGCATGCCAGCATCCCGCTCTGCCTCCGGTGCTTGCTGTGTACGGACCTGGTTGTGAAAGTGGGAAAGTACGCGGAGATAACTTGTCGAGGTCGAGTGGTGTGCCTCGTCCACAATAACGCACTTAAACCGCTCTGGATCGTACTTTTCCAGTCTGCTAGCATGACGCAAAGATTGCAAGGTCGCAATTGTTACGTCTGCGCGCCCCGACGCCTTATTCTTGGCGCCCTGCTCAATTTCGACAGAGAGGTGGGGCAGCATCCGCTGCAccgttgcgcgcgcctgctcagCCAATGCAACGGCATTGACAAGCACGAGCGCCTGCCTTGCAATCCCGCGAGGCTCAATTTGTGCTATTAATTCCGTAAACATGGCCGTTTTCCCGCTACCTGTCGGCGACGAAACGCCAAGTCTCGTTATGCCATTGCCTATCGCGCTCAAACACGTAGCCACACATTCTTCCTGATACGGACGTAGCGCCCAAGTGGAAACGGAGGTGCTACtacggcgcgcacacacaTATTGCAGCcccgtcgcgcgccatcgcaGCGCCCAACGAGCAAAGCGCATGGCGTCGCGAACCGCCACCGcgcacctccacatggACTTGTGCCTGTGGCCATGAGTGTGCGCGATGCTACGCATGCAGGGACGTGGTATTCCAGCGATCCAACTGTGCTAGAGCGCGAGTTAAATACATGGCTagacgcagcgcagacAACACCGCATCCCACAGTGAATGAACATGGTCTGCAGGAGCCAGCTGTGGCGCAACACCCTATTGTGCAAGGCTGCAAATGCATTATTGCCCCGTGCGTACGCTACTGCCTCTTACCGTAGACATGCAGGGTACCGTTTTTCAGGGCCTAGTGCAGCGTGGAGCTACGGATGCGTCGATTCTGCGTCTATGTATGTGCGCGACCAGCTGACGTTAGCGACCGAGTCTTTGTGTTTGGGCCTTCGCACCGCACGTACTTGGAAGGGCTTGCACTTTCGCCATTTACCAAGCTGGCAACGCCGCTGGGAAATCTTGATGTGGACGTTAATGTAAAtaagcagctgcacgctACCTCTCGCATTCCCTTTATGAGCCGCGCcgtggacgaggcggaacACAGTCTTGAAATGCAGTACCCCTACTTGGCCAAAGTACTGCGTGGCCGCAGTGTCAAAGTGATCCCAGTGCTTGTCGGTGCACTGAATACCAAACTTGCACAGGAGTATGCTAGCCAAGTATTtgccacgcacgcgcgcgatctgCGGACCTTGTTTGTCTTTTCCAGCGACTTTTGCCACTGGGGCGAGCGCTTTGATTACTGCTACTATTGCGCGCAAGGTGACGAGCCGATGCATCTcgcatgcagcacgccTGTTCAATACTATGCACGTACGCCCATCTACGCGAGCATTCAGGGCCTCGATGCAGAAGCCATGGAAGCGATCTCTACGAGACCTGCGTCggtcgccgtcgcccaATTTGAAGCGTACATGCGGCGTACGCACAATACAATTTGCGGACGCGGCCCGATTCTGCTCATGCTAGTACTGCTTGCACTACTGGAGACGGAAGGCAAGCACCACGTATGTCATTTCACACATTATGAGCAGAGCAATGCGTGCACAACGCCGTTCGATAGTTCTGTGTCGTACGCAACTGCATACGCACGCGCTACATAGATTTTGTATCTAACCAAGATGGACAattcgcgtcgcgcgccgactCGATCTCCAGCTGCCGTTCATGAAGCGCAGCGATCGCTTCTTCACCGGTCACAACATTGCCATTGTGCAAGCATTGCACAGTGCTAATATCGCGCCCCGCCGCGCGATCCTTTTCAATACCCTCCAGCAGCCGTGCATTGAACAGTGCTTGTCCATAAAGGATAATGTACTGTCGCGTGTCCAGCTTGCACTCGTGCAGTGGCAGGATGCCGGAAGCGTCCCAGTTAAtcagcgcgccaaggcccGCTTCGGCCTCAACagacgacggcgcgccgccctgTTTGTGCTCCCACGCAGTACAAGCCGACCAGTCTGCATGCTCAAGCAGAtccgtcgcgcgctgctcaaagACGTTCTGCACCTGAGACTGCTGTGCCATGAGATCAATGATGCGTGCATCAGGTTGCATGGCAGCGTCTTCCGTGTGTTGATCCAGCGATGGTTTGGGTACCGGCACGGCGGGGTCAAAGTCAAGGATATCAATATTGAGCCAGGACACATTGTCTTTTGTAACCCACGCTTTGTTCTCGTCGCTCAGCATTGCATATGCAAGCAGGTTTGCATCCCATGCACCCAGTGCCACAGTCGCGAGTttgttgcgctcgccatgtGCATCGTAGCGGAAGCGAACGAGGTGCAGCGGGAGCAGAATCGGGTAGCACGCCATGAGCTTTACATCCAGCGAgtcgtgctcgatgcgtaCCATGGCAGTCGCATTCGGTTCATTGGGCTCGCTCACGTTTGCTACTTGAATTTCGACGCCGGGGAGAAGCGAGATGCGCTTGTTGATGTGCAAAGCAGGTCCTTCGGAGAGCAGATCGACCACGAGTGTACGCAGATCGGCATTGCGGAATGCATCAGACAAAGCAAAAGGGGATACATTAAAAGGGAGCACCGTGATGGGGTCCTCGAGCTTGACGCTGGGGTGCAAgtgccgcgctgcggaaAATGACTCGTATCGCATCGGCTCGTCGGCTGATGTGGTCACCATATTGCTCGGCCAGCGACCCTCCATTTCGGGCATGCGCAAAGGCGGCGGGCGCAAAGGCAACGTATCCATAGGCTTGAACGTGTTGCCAGGAAATACGGAATTCGTGCTCACAAACGTCGCTtcagcagcgcctgcatccCCACGGCATTTTACTTTCCAAATGCCCTCGGCAATCCAGACGGGATAATATAACGGCTGTGCGGACTCAAAGCGCATCACGGACTCCTCAGACTCAAGCATTGCGCCGAGGcccagcgcttgcgtgATGGCAAATCCAATGCCGCCCCAACGCCCTTTGATGGCGGGCAATagctgctccagcgccgcgagacGCGCTCGATACACGGCACTCTCGGAGCTTAGCATAAAATTCAACGCAGATACGCGGTTCTCACGCGTAGCATGTGCAGAAGTACTGAATgcacgcagtgcgccgcgcgcaaactgcgatgcacgcatggTGGGAAAGAATGTGAGTGAAGCACGTGCTATTTCTTCGGTGGCCTGTGCGGGGCAACGCCGATGGGAGCCCGCGACGCTCGAATTGGCAACGGCGTTGCATGGCCACTGTAAATCGGAATTTGTCACAATCAAAGCTGCGCTTCACTCTTCATCGCTACTATCGAGatctgcggcggcgctATCGTGCATCCCCTCTACAACAAGATTCGCACTCGGTCCAAATCCATGCACGTCCTGGAGAGCACACTGCAAATTCGTCTTGTCGAGCACGCGTCGTGGATATGTTTGCACGAGATCAAACGCGTACCTATGCACATAATCCTGCGGTGCCTTCGTCTCGCCGGTATGATCGCCAGCAACGTCGGCAGTATCGACGTACGCATACACTTGCTCCAGTGTATCGGTAGGACTGAacctgcgctgcagattCTGCCCGTCGGGTGTATGCACAGCGacacgcagctgcggcgccacATTTGCACCTGGCTCCAGTGGCACAAGGTTTGTGCgcgcccagcagcgccattGCATCGCTTTttcctgctgcgcacgcgcagcagcctCGGAGGAAAGTTTTGACTGTTcgtgagcggcgcgctgctcttcttccgcgcgccgtttgaGCACACGCTCATGATCCCGCTTACTTGCTTCCGCATATGCGCGATCTTGAGCAGCTttcagctcgcgctccatttCGCGGTGCtgccgctcgctgcgcaggctGCCAAGGTatgtgcgcgtgcgagGAAGCACAATGTCTTGGATATGCGCAAGAATCGACATGGCGCCCAGGTTTGTGCGCGGGGAACCTTCCATGCGCGAGAGGACCGCGGGGTGCGCTacaagtgcgccgccacgcgaCCGAGAGCGACGCGGTTGTAGTGCAATAAATGCAATAAATGGGTACGTGCTAGCCTCCAGCAAACGCGAAACTTGAAAtgcttcgcgcgcttgtACGTCGCCACCCCACACACAAAACTCTtcattgcgcagctgggcgaccagcgccgcatcggtGAGGACTTCTGTTCGGAAATAAGCAGCGTCCGTAtgcgtcgtgctcgtcAAAACAACAACCAAAATCTGGATCTGCTGTTttgcttcgcgcagcgcatccgaGTAGCTTCCTGCAAAGAAATTTGGCAGTGCAATGCGCATCTGCGCCGACTCGTCGGGAACGCTGGTCCCTCCTGTATCGCGCTCCAATTCCAAAAtccagcgacgcgcagccTCGCGTGGATCTTCGTTGAAGCGAGAGAGTTCAATTGTATCCCGGCCGTTGGGCGCCCGGCTTGTAAGTCCCAcggagcgcagcacaaTCATGGCAAGGAAATGCAGCACGGAGAATGGCATCGAAACCCAGCGCCACAATGTCGCTAGCCACCCCGATCCCCATATCCCGGAAagcgtttgcgcacgcgACACAGGTGGCACGCGCAGTGGCGAGACCGCacgctggcgctgcggcgcatcctccaACCTtcggcgctcggcagcctgtgcatcgtcgattgatcgcgcagcagcgtcaaTATCGCCCTCTATATCAAGCATCGCACTCATCACGTCGTCATCAGGTTGCTCGCTTCTTGTGTGCCCGCGTGATGCAAGTACGTCGCGCAACgacgcaatgcgcgcgtcggccaTCGTCGCTGCGTACAAGCCATGGGGCGGCGTAGGGGTTACTTCGGCCGAGCTGGTTACTTACGCTGTCTTCGCTACAGAGGACAGGCTCGTGATGAAGTTGGCGCCTGTGTTGTGCAGCGGGTCCCAGAAACTCATGTCTGGGTGCACACGTTCTCCACGCTGCAGATGTGCCGCGCGATAcaggccgccgcgcttttCGGTCAGCTCGGTGCTCTCCACGACTGTGCGGCGATTACGAAATTGGACCGTGCGCACCTTGGTCGCTTCGGGACTGTTTGTCCACATGATCTGCTCCACAAGGTGGTGCACACCAAGGCGCACAATCCCAAATGCCTGGTCCACAAGGATCGCAAGCACAAATGATGCGACGAGTGCGCCACCACGTCCCGTATTCGGCAGAAAGAAGGGAAGCACTCCTCCGATCTTGCCACTAAAATCGCATTCTTTAACCACGCCTGACCTCGATTCGGGATGTATGTAAGACCGCAAGCGTGTAGCAACAGTGTGCTGCACGCCCTCACCAACGGTATTGTCCTCAAACAAATAGTTTAGCGATGCATTGGTAAACACAGCAATGCGAATGAGGAAAAATAAAACGGTGAGCCAGGGCCCGATGCTTGCTTTACGCACAGGCACGGGGCGGCGCGTATTGAACATGATCTTAAGCGAGtcggtgcgcagctcgaACCAGTTGTTCACAAACGCCATCACGGGCGAAAGTGGCCAAATCACAGACCAGACCACGACTCCGCCAAACTGTGCAGCCATTTCGGCATAGTCGGCGAATTCGTGGTACACGGGCAACGCCATttctgcacgcacgcgctgcaaaaactTTACTTCAACGCGGTCACTCGCAAAAGAGACACGACTGGGTGCAGACGGCTCCTCCTTGGCCTCGCGTGATGCAAACTTGGACTTGGCGCGGACCAGTACGCGAAGAAGCACAGGGAGGACAAGTTCAGAAAACATGTTGGATATCTGCGCAGTcgtggcgagcgcaaacaGCTGGCTGTGCAGCCGCGTAGGATTTACGCTAAAGTGCAGCTTCGATGGCAAGACAAACTTTGGCTGGCGTAAGAGAAACCGGTAGGCAGCAGTGAGATAGCCGCGCGAAGCAAGAAACTGGACGATTGCGTCGCCAAAAGGTATGTAGACAAAGGCGGTGAGCGCCAAAGGGCCG includes these proteins:
- a CDS encoding uncharacterized protein (BUSCO:EOG09262WFG; EggNog:ENOG503NUR4; COG:S), producing the protein MSVRDATHAGTWYSSDPTVLERELNTWLDAAQTTPHPTVNEHGLQEPAVAQHPIVQGCKCIIAPHAGYRFSGPSAAWSYGCVDSASIDRVFVFGPSHRTYLEGLALSPFTKLATPLGNLDVDVNVNKQLHATSRIPFMSRAVDEAEHSLEMQYPYLAKVLRGRSVKVIPVLVGALNTKLAQEYASQVFATHARDLRTLFVFSSDFCHWGERFDYCYYCAQGDEPMHLACSTPVQYYARTPIYASIQGLDAEAMEAISTRPASVAVAQFEAYMRRTHNTICGRGPILLMLVLLALLETEGKHHVSEQCVHNAVR
- the irc3 gene encoding Putative ATP-dependent helicase IRC3 (COG:A; EggNog:ENOG503NWXY; BUSCO:EOG09261CM0), translated to MFTELIAQIEPRGIARQALVLVNAVALAEQARATVQRMLPHLSVEIEQGAKNKASGRADVTIATLQSLRHASRLEKYDPERFKCVIVDEAHHSTSTSYLRVLSHFHNQVRTQQAPEAERDAGMPPMHPRVPIIGFSATFSRHDGYALGNVYDQIVFHKDFLAMIQEAWLSPLRFTAVHIDLDLSKVTRTGRDYNVASLAKVMNRPAMNALVVRTWIAKAHKMRRSTLVFAVNIEHINALVAEFHARGVEARGIHSGMPLKVRDEVLNAFRNGAFPVLINCAILTEGADVPPIDCILLARPTQSQNLFSQMIGRGMRLSPGTGKEDCLIVDLVGNLDNELVCTPTLFGLFDAGHIENASIDELLARKQEQTDNADVPAFESEAISAVTFVDYDDPQALVEAMQTRGSRAADKHSQNAWVDCGGQVFVLSSYDGSYVKIQREKDLYVGYHYPRNPAVDWSSGASDSSNASASPYWQKKVVLRSEDFGHAIRGCDTYMQKKMSNAGRSPLWLRRHAMWRHRPASVRARATLAKKLGDGQKAEDFTEISHGRMHTILTRLRHGGKMRWKRTVQQNNKRIRHTEARNPSVQVGPLPKAA
- a CDS encoding uncharacterized protein (EggNog:ENOG503P93C), producing the protein MRASQFARGALRAFSTSAHATRENRVSALNFMLSSESAVYRARLAALEQLLPAIKGRWGGIGFAITQALGLGAMLESEESVMRFESAQPLYYPVWIAEGIWKVKCRGDAGAAEATFVSTNSVFPGNTFKPMDTLPLRPPPLRMPEMEGRWPSNMVTTSADEPMRYESFSAARHLHPSVKLEDPITVLPFNVSPFALSDAFRNADLRTLVVDLLSEGPALHINKRISLLPGVEIQVANVSEPNEPNATAMVRIEHDSLDVKLMACYPILLPLHLVRFRYDAHGERNKLATVALGAWDANLLAYAMLSDENKAWVTKDNVSWLNIDILDFDPAVPVPKPSLDQHTEDAAMQPDARIIDLMAQQSQVQNVFEQRATDLLEHADWSACTAWEHKQGGAPSSVEAEAGLGALINWDASGILPLHECKLDTRQYIILYGQALFNARLLEGIEKDRAAGRDISTVQCLHNGNVVTGEEAIAALHERQLEIESARDANCPSWLDTKSM
- the ucp10 gene encoding UBX domain-containing protein 10 (TransMembrane:1 (o93-112i); EggNog:ENOG503NUGG; BUSCO:EOG09262E4T; COG:T), with product MADARIASLRDVLASRGHTRSEQPDDDVMSAMLDIEGDIDAAARSIDDAQAAERRRLEDAPQRQRAVSPLRVPPVSRAQTLSGIWGSGWLATLWRWVSMPFSVLHFLAMIVLRSVGLTSRAPNGRDTIELSRFNEDPREAARRWILELERDTGGTSVPDESAQMRIALPNFFAGSYSDALREAKQQIQILVVVLTSTTHTDAAYFRTEVLTDAALVAQLRNEEFCVWGGDVQAREAFQVSRLLEASTYPFIAFIALQPRRSRSRGGALVAHPAVLSRMEGSPRTNLGAMSILAHIQDIVLPRTRTYLGSLRSERQHREMERELKAAQDRAYAEASKRDHERVLKRRAEEEQRAAHEQSKLSSEAAARAQQEKAMQWRCWARTNLVPLEPGANVAPQLRVAVHTPDGQNLQRRFSPTDTLEQVYAYVDTADVAGDHTGETKAPQDYVHRYAFDLVQTYPRRVLDKTNLQCALQDVHGFGPSANLVVEGMHDSAAADLDSSDEE
- the DAP1 gene encoding Dihydrodipicolinate synthase (BUSCO:EOG09264Z3D; EggNog:ENOG503P5DZ; COG:S), producing the protein MLPPTTPYAQDAKQTVDTWSNYSTIPQEHPKSVEFVKYTPKTLALFDGTAHDDGNDGRRILLAIKGNVFDVSPGRNFYGPGGPYGNFAGRDASRGMAKQSFDPEMLTPLDQPIDTLEDLTASERKNMDEWEAHFEGKYGIVGELVNEADVGL
- a CDS encoding cystathionine gamma-synthase (COG:E; EggNog:ENOG503NXB3), which gives rise to MAPRNLPAPQLATRMLHADHADHQADSTHPVAPPMSLSTTFRQPHPDSALASGVEKMMSTPDKAPLHVYSRYTQDTNLRTERVLSSLLSGHALTFSSGLAAAFAVLNYFAPSVIAIRRGYFGVHEAAEIYGRGRDVKIIDLDDEYPAPCSASADEKDGIRRGATLVWVETPLNPTGEARDLAHYVKLARNANAYIAVDSTFAPPPLQDPFQYNVDVVMHSGTKYMGGHSDVLAGVLCTQNYDQFRGLWHDRAAHGAVLGMLESYLLLRSLRTLSLRVTQQSKTAAELVKWLHSLTAGQTPDPDTPKELTDGKVITHVWHSTLQPRSDYTTDADGHPEGRGFDPSSQMPNGGSPTFGMLVATETMAVYLPHEVEYFTPATSLGGVESLMEQRKISSPQEDSKLLRISTGIEAFADLKADLIRGMLTVLEQRR
- a CDS encoding uncharacterized protein (EggNog:ENOG503NX3G; COG:L); this translates as MDQVVYFLKRNRRHIFRLARKLFRAFKKNGAGMGAGMGAGMAQNYQGAYGYPPGPPAPQGYPPGFNQGPGGPAPYTEQILGTGDIHAFDDNNVNAQNQQYKTWRNQARSEGDKMANAYEASHKAYQHGDHVKAHALSEEGNMHKMRMEQLNQQAVQWIFAANNADSPPGTVDLHGLYTKEALEKVEEVIHQARAMHWNQLRLIVGKGIHSHGHVAHIKPAVQQILQQYQISAHVDKHNTGVVVVDMNAPPGSRSASISRGAARSDECIIM